The proteins below come from a single Chloroflexota bacterium genomic window:
- a CDS encoding thiamine ABC transporter substrate-binding protein — translation MKHNFFLLLILAALLSACATEKGPQTLTVMTHDSFAISEALVLAFETEHNVDVQFIGAGDTGTAVNKAILAGDKPLADVFYGVDNTFLSRALEEGIFESYASPLLADIPDEFELDSEQRALPVDYGDVCLNYEIAYFVQNSLAPPKTLKDLLKPEYRGLVVVENPATSSPGLAFLFATVGHFGEDGYLDFWQGLVDNDVKVVNDWESAYYSEFSQWGGTYPIVVSYGSSPVFEYLFAEEPLNAPTTAAVIGAGSCFRQIEFVGILRGTVQRQLAEKWIDFMLSPEFQSDIPMQMYVFPVNANTKLDATFEQYLFTPDAPAFLAPEDISARREQWIADWTKLVLR, via the coding sequence ATGAAACACAACTTCTTTTTGCTACTTATCCTCGCAGCCTTGCTGTCGGCCTGCGCCACCGAAAAAGGGCCACAAACGCTGACGGTGATGACCCACGATTCATTTGCCATATCTGAGGCGTTGGTGCTAGCGTTTGAAACCGAACACAATGTTGATGTTCAGTTTATCGGCGCGGGCGATACCGGCACAGCCGTCAACAAAGCCATATTGGCTGGCGATAAGCCTTTGGCAGATGTCTTCTACGGCGTGGATAACACTTTCTTGAGCCGGGCATTGGAGGAGGGTATTTTTGAATCGTATGCTTCGCCCTTGCTGGCCGACATCCCCGATGAATTTGAACTAGACTCCGAGCAACGCGCCTTGCCGGTAGATTATGGCGATGTTTGCCTGAATTATGAAATTGCCTACTTTGTGCAGAATAGTCTGGCCCCACCGAAAACGCTCAAAGATTTGCTCAAGCCCGAATACCGCGGGCTGGTCGTAGTTGAAAACCCAGCCACATCTTCACCAGGACTGGCGTTTCTGTTTGCCACCGTCGGACATTTTGGTGAAGATGGTTATCTCGATTTCTGGCAGGGGTTGGTCGATAATGATGTAAAAGTCGTCAATGACTGGGAATCGGCCTATTATAGTGAGTTCAGCCAATGGGGCGGCACATACCCGATTGTGGTCTCGTATGGCTCCAGCCCGGTCTTTGAGTATTTATTTGCCGAAGAACCCCTGAATGCGCCGACGACGGCCGCCGTGATCGGCGCGGGAAGTTGCTTCCGACAGATTGAATTTGTCGGTATTCTGCGAGGCACCGTGCAACGCCAACTGGCCGAAAAATGGATCGATTTCATGCTCTCTCCGGAATTTCAGTCTGATATTCCCATGCAAATGTATGTTTTCCCGGTGAACGCCAACACCAAACTAGATGCAACCTTCGAACAATATCTCTTCACACCGGATGCGCCTGCTTTTCTCGCTCCTGAAGATATTAGCGCCCGACGCGAGCAATGGATTGCAGATTGGACGAAGTTGGTACTGAGGTAA
- a CDS encoding iron ABC transporter permease yields the protein MIMPRKYSHTTLLWLAPLTFLVIFYFYPLGRMLHFSLTRTPENSAPFIEAVTSPALHGVISFTFWQAGLSTLLTLLIGLPGAYLLARYKFRGKSLLRALTGVPFVMPTLVVATAFSALLGPRGLINLLFMRILALDAPPITFLHTFTAILCAHVFYNLTIVLRMVGDFWGHLDSHLVDAARVLGANRSQAFLRITLPLLTPAISAAALLVFIFNFTSFGVILVLGGPTFATLEVEIFYQTISLFNLPLAAVLSIIQLLISLAMTLLYSRLATQLSQPLNLRASQQIQKRIRGFETRLFANLWISLLLAITIMPLLALATQSVVSFEGQGLRVFTLTFYRELWLNRQGSLFYAAPSTAMGLSLAYATLTVLLALGLGFPAAWALSRDRTAPLNRLLDALLMLPLGTSSVTLGLGFIIALAQPPLDLRASPLLIPLAHTLVAFPFVVRSLVPALQSIQPRLRQAAATLGATPVQVIRHVDLPLIGRAALVAATFAFTISIGEFGATSLLSRPEYPTLPVTIYRLLSRPGALNYGQALALSTILMLTSIGGMLAIEKLRVAEIGEF from the coding sequence ATGATTATGCCGCGCAAGTACAGCCATACAACCCTGCTCTGGTTAGCTCCACTCACATTCCTGGTGATATTCTATTTTTATCCGCTAGGGAGGATGTTGCATTTTAGTTTGACGCGCACGCCAGAGAATAGCGCGCCTTTTATCGAGGCTGTCACGTCACCCGCACTGCATGGCGTGATTAGTTTCACGTTCTGGCAGGCAGGTCTGTCCACTTTATTGACGCTGCTCATCGGGCTGCCCGGAGCCTATTTATTAGCGCGTTACAAGTTTCGCGGCAAATCGCTGCTGCGCGCCCTGACGGGTGTCCCCTTTGTGATGCCAACATTGGTGGTCGCGACAGCCTTCAGCGCGCTATTAGGGCCGCGTGGCTTGATCAATCTACTGTTCATGCGCATCCTGGCGCTGGATGCACCCCCCATCACATTTCTCCACACCTTTACAGCTATTCTCTGCGCGCATGTTTTCTATAACCTGACGATTGTGTTGCGCATGGTGGGTGATTTCTGGGGGCATCTGGACTCTCATCTGGTCGATGCTGCCCGAGTGCTGGGCGCCAATCGAAGTCAGGCTTTCTTGCGTATCACCCTGCCCCTACTTACCCCAGCAATCAGCGCGGCGGCTTTGCTGGTGTTCATCTTTAATTTCACTTCCTTCGGGGTGATTCTGGTGCTCGGCGGGCCAACCTTTGCTACTTTGGAAGTCGAGATTTTCTATCAGACCATCAGCTTATTCAACCTGCCGCTGGCCGCGGTACTCTCGATTATTCAATTGCTTATTTCCCTGGCGATGACCCTACTCTACTCGCGGCTTGCAACTCAATTGAGTCAGCCGCTAAATTTGCGCGCCAGCCAACAAATTCAAAAACGTATCCGCGGCTTCGAGACACGCCTGTTCGCCAACCTCTGGATCAGCCTGCTGCTGGCGATCACAATCATGCCTTTATTGGCTTTGGCAACTCAATCGGTGGTTTCATTCGAGGGACAAGGGTTGCGCGTCTTTACGTTAACCTTTTACCGTGAATTATGGCTCAACCGTCAAGGTTCTCTCTTTTATGCAGCCCCATCTACCGCGATGGGGTTATCATTGGCCTACGCCACCCTGACAGTGCTGCTCGCGCTGGGATTGGGTTTCCCGGCGGCCTGGGCGCTCTCACGCGACCGCACAGCGCCTCTCAACCGTTTGCTGGATGCTTTGCTAATGCTGCCCCTGGGCACTTCCTCTGTGACACTGGGATTAGGGTTTATCATTGCGTTAGCACAGCCCCCGCTGGATTTACGCGCCTCACCGTTGTTGATTCCCCTGGCACATACCCTGGTAGCCTTTCCCTTCGTTGTGCGCAGTCTGGTTCCCGCCTTGCAGAGTATTCAGCCGCGCCTGCGGCAGGCCGCGGCCACGCTGGGCGCAACCCCCGTGCAAGTCATTCGCCACGTTGATCTGCCGCTGATCGGCCGTGCCGCACTGGTGGCGGCTACCTTCGCTTTCACAATTTCTATTGGCGAGTTCGGCGCAACCTCCCTGCTCTCACGTCCGGAATATCCTACCCTGCCGGTAACGATCTACCGATTGCTTTCGCGCCCCGGCGCGCTAAACTACGGTCAGGCGTTGGCATTAAGCACCATCCTGATGCTGACCAGTATTGGCGGAATGCTGGCGATTGAAAAGCTACGCGTAGCTGAAATTGGTGAGTTTTAA